Proteins encoded together in one Variovorax paradoxus EPS window:
- a CDS encoding PhoX family protein — MSDSKAQSGASRRHALKLLGAAPMLPLGGLAFLTACGGGGDGGASFPFIPPAPAPSPAPAPAPAANFVSAEFGSMAAPSLADAAAMATTTVGSTLKVSFDNGSSTEYKLAYQPFFLTGDMVSDGKGGKVLAGGYVDINNKPIVDASVVGKERQFFSDAPDGSSLLTVPNASVPGVKGKPVFAVVQFEYTTKNQAGASTYGQLPSPIAVLTLDQDQTTGKLSLVKYHNVDMSSAHGLWITCGASLSPWGTHLSSEEYEPDAFTASGNAQFKAYSKNVFGSETTAKAYHYGHLPEVTVNPDGTGSVKKHYCLGRISHELIQVMPDNRTALMGDDYTNGGLFMFVADKEKDLSAGTLYVAKVGAGFSIDPAAAGADLTWIKLGHATSAEIEALANTVAPTDIMDVKFADPADASYTKIFADGVAQWVKLVPGMEKAAAFLETHRYANLVGASMAFTKMEGTTVNAKDKVAYSALANIQSSMVKGNAAWRADLNVTVDTALVAGGVMAHNLAGGQKDIGGAAINSEWVPVKTKALIVGEDIAADALGNNANPDKIASPDNIKFSEKMRTLFIGEDSGNHVNNFLWAYNIDTKKLSRILSTPAGAECTGLHAVDEINGWTYIMSNFQHPGDWGTGPSKTPADGLHGKVYTTLDPLIKTNYKDGFSAVVGYLTADPIQPKLAK, encoded by the coding sequence ATGTCCGATTCCAAGGCGCAGTCTGGCGCCTCGCGCCGTCACGCCCTCAAATTGCTCGGTGCCGCACCGATGCTGCCGCTCGGCGGCCTTGCCTTCCTCACTGCCTGCGGCGGCGGTGGTGACGGCGGCGCCAGCTTCCCGTTCATTCCCCCAGCGCCCGCTCCTTCGCCGGCACCTGCACCGGCTCCCGCCGCCAACTTCGTCTCGGCCGAGTTCGGCAGCATGGCCGCACCATCGCTCGCGGACGCAGCCGCCATGGCCACCACCACGGTCGGCTCCACGCTCAAGGTGTCGTTCGACAACGGCAGCTCCACCGAATACAAGCTGGCCTACCAGCCCTTCTTCCTGACCGGCGACATGGTGTCCGACGGCAAGGGCGGCAAGGTGCTCGCCGGCGGCTACGTCGACATCAACAACAAGCCCATCGTCGACGCCTCGGTGGTCGGCAAGGAGCGCCAGTTCTTCTCGGACGCACCCGACGGCAGCTCGCTGCTGACCGTGCCCAACGCCAGCGTGCCCGGCGTCAAGGGCAAGCCGGTGTTCGCGGTGGTCCAGTTCGAATACACGACGAAAAACCAGGCTGGTGCCAGCACCTACGGCCAGCTGCCCTCGCCGATCGCCGTGCTCACGCTCGACCAGGACCAGACCACCGGCAAGCTGAGCCTGGTGAAGTACCACAACGTGGACATGTCCAGCGCCCACGGCCTGTGGATCACCTGCGGCGCGAGCCTCTCGCCCTGGGGCACGCACCTCTCGAGCGAAGAGTACGAACCCGATGCCTTCACCGCCTCGGGCAACGCGCAGTTCAAGGCCTACAGCAAGAACGTGTTCGGCAGCGAGACCACGGCCAAGGCCTACCACTACGGCCACCTGCCCGAAGTCACGGTGAACCCCGACGGCACCGGCAGCGTGAAGAAGCACTATTGCCTCGGCCGCATCTCGCACGAGCTGATCCAGGTCATGCCCGACAACCGCACCGCGCTCATGGGCGACGACTACACCAACGGCGGCCTCTTCATGTTCGTGGCCGACAAGGAGAAGGACCTGTCCGCCGGCACGCTGTACGTCGCCAAGGTGGGCGCTGGCTTCTCGATCGACCCGGCCGCCGCCGGCGCCGACCTGACCTGGATCAAGCTGGGCCACGCCACCAGCGCCGAGATCGAGGCGCTGGCCAACACCGTCGCGCCGACCGACATCATGGATGTGAAGTTCGCCGACCCGGCCGATGCGAGCTACACGAAGATCTTTGCCGACGGCGTCGCGCAGTGGGTGAAGCTCGTGCCCGGCATGGAGAAGGCGGCAGCGTTCCTCGAGACGCACCGCTACGCCAACCTCGTGGGCGCCAGCATGGCCTTCACCAAGATGGAAGGCACCACCGTCAACGCCAAGGACAAGGTCGCGTACTCGGCGCTGGCCAACATCCAGTCGTCCATGGTCAAGGGCAACGCCGCATGGCGCGCAGACCTGAACGTCACGGTTGACACGGCCCTCGTGGCTGGCGGCGTGATGGCGCACAACCTGGCCGGCGGCCAGAAGGACATCGGCGGCGCCGCGATCAACAGCGAATGGGTGCCCGTGAAGACCAAGGCGCTCATCGTCGGGGAGGACATCGCCGCCGACGCGTTGGGCAACAACGCCAACCCCGACAAGATCGCCAGCCCCGACAACATCAAGTTCTCGGAGAAGATGCGCACCCTCTTCATCGGCGAAGACAGCGGCAACCACGTCAACAACTTCCTGTGGGCCTACAACATCGACACGAAGAAGCTCAGCCGCATCCTGTCGACCCCTGCCGGTGCCGAATGCACGGGCTTGCACGCGGTGGACGAGATCAATGGCTGGACCTACATCATGAGCAACTTCCAGCACCCGGGTGACTGGGGCACGGGTCCTTCGAAGACGCCCGCCGACGGCCTGCACGGCAAGGTTTACACCACGCTCGACCCGCTGATCAAGACCAACTACAAGGACGGCTTCAGCGCCGTCGTCGGCTACCTCACGGCCGATCCGATCCAGCCGAAGCTCGCGAAGTAA
- a CDS encoding Lrp/AsnC family transcriptional regulator, with translation MQLDAIDLRILDELQRDGALSNVELARRVHLSPSPCLARVKMLEANGVIDRYVALASAKALGLGLNVFISISLTTQSKQSLADFEQRIAEHDEVMECYLMTGDSDYLIRIAVADMAALERFIMEQLTPIPGIEKIRSSFALKQVRYKTALPLPAAPS, from the coding sequence ATGCAACTGGACGCCATCGACCTGCGCATTCTCGACGAGCTGCAACGCGACGGCGCGCTGTCGAACGTGGAGCTCGCGCGCCGCGTGCACCTCTCGCCCTCGCCCTGCCTCGCGCGCGTGAAGATGCTCGAAGCCAATGGCGTGATCGACCGCTACGTGGCGCTCGCAAGCGCGAAGGCGCTGGGCCTCGGGCTCAACGTGTTCATCTCGATCAGCCTCACGACGCAGAGCAAGCAGTCGCTCGCCGACTTCGAGCAGCGCATCGCCGAGCACGACGAGGTGATGGAGTGCTATCTCATGACCGGCGACAGCGACTACCTGATCCGCATCGCGGTGGCCGACATGGCGGCGCTGGAGCGGTTCATCATGGAGCAGCTCACGCCGATTCCGGGGATCGAGAAGATCCGCTCGAGCTTTGCGTTGAAGCAGGTCAGATACAAGACGGCGCTGCCGTTGCCGGCAGCGCCGTCCTGA